Genomic segment of Vicinamibacteria bacterium:
AAGGCTAACGCAGCCGGACCCGCAAGGCCAGCGGGGACTCTGTGAGAGAATTCGGGGGAGCGTGTGGGCGGACCCCCACTAGGAGGAGGGATTGATGAAACGGAAAGCATCCGCGGTTTGGCAGGGCGGTCTGAAGGACGGCAAGGGGACGATCAGTTCGGATAGCGGCGTGCTCGCGAAGACGCCCTACTCCTTTAGCACGCGTTTCGAAGACGGCGTAGGGACCAATCCGGAGGAGCTCATCGCCGCCGCCCACGCCGGCTGCTTCTCGATGGCGCTGTCGGGGCAAATGGGAGGGGCCGGGCTGACGGTGGGGGAGATCCGCACCACCGCCACCCTCAGCATGGACAAGCTGGAGGCGGGCTGGACAATCACGGCCATCCACCTCGACGTGGCGGTCAAGAGCCCGGGTGCCAAGGCGGATGCCTTCGCGAAGGCGGCTGAGAATGCCAAGGCAGGTTGCCCCGTCTCTCGGTTGCTGAACGCCAAGATCACGATGAACGCGAGGCTCGAAGACTGAGACGGATGCGGCGGTTGTTAGCGCTGTTCTTAGTCCTGCTCGCGAGCGAAGTGCCGGCCCAAGCCCCGGCGTCGGCGGACCCTGATCTGGCGGGGGGCGTCCAAAAAGTGAAGGAGGGCCGGCTCGAGGCGGGCGTTCAGGCCCTGGACGCCTACCTCCGTCGAACGGCGGGGCAGCCGGGCCTGGCCCGGGAACGGGCCCAGGCCTACGTTTACCTGGGTGTTTCCTATCTGGGCCTGAATCAGGAGCCCGCGGCCAAGGCGGAGTTCGCCCAGGCCCTCGCCCAGTCCCCGGACCTCAGCCTGAACCCCGGAGAGTTCCCTCCCAACGTGGTGCGTGTCTTCGAGATGGCGCGGCGAGAGAGCCTCTTTAGAGCGACGGCTCCGCCGCGGGCTTCGAGTGGCGGCTCCCACACGACCCCCCTGCTGATCGGGGCCGGTCTGGCCCTGGCCGGGGGCGCGGTGGCCATCGTCGAGCACAACAAGCACGGGGCCTCTCCCAACCTGCCCCCCACCGCCAGCTTCACGATCAGCCCGGCCGGGCAGGCCATTGCCGGTGTGACCGTCATGGCTTTCGTGGCCACGGCCAGCGATCCTGACCACGATCCCCTCACTTACACCTGGGATTTCGGGGACGGAGTCACGGCCTCCAACTCCACTCCCACCCACATCTATCGCTCCGAGGGGACCTTCCCCGTAGCTCTCACCGTCGCCGATAACCGGGGGGCTTCGGTGGCGGCGACGGGGGTCGTGGCCGCGAGGGGTCTAAGCGGTCGCTGGTTGCTCTCCCAGGGGGGTGGCCTCTTCTACGAGCGTGGCTACGACATCGTCCAGAACGGGTCCCAGCTTGCAGGCCGGCCATTCAGCGTGCCGGACAAGGGCTGCCTAGGCGACCTGACCGGCCTGGTGACTGATCCCCGCACCCTGACCTTCCAGTTCGTGGGGTGCGACAACCTATTGGTGGTGGTCAGCGGCACGGTGGCCCCCGACCTCATCTCCGTGACGGGGACCTACACCCACCCCTCGGGCCCCCCCCTGCCCATGAGCCTCACCCGGCAGTAGCCCGGACGGATCGCCGCTCCGGGATTGATCGCGAGCGGAGGCGATCCCTTCCCTTCTAACCCGTCGCCCTGGCCTCAAGAACCCCAGTCGAGGGAGAGGTCTCTCTTAAGGATGCCCTCCACGCTCACCAGCAGCCGTTTGGTCTGGCCCGGCTCGAAGGTCCCGCGCAGGCGCCGCGAGCTGTTGACGTCCCCTTCCAGCTGGACGCGTACCGTGTGCTCTCCCGGCGTCACGTCCAGGACCTGCCGCAGGCTCCCCTTGCGAATGCGCAGGGAGAGCACCTTCTTGGTGACACGGCTCTCCAATGGCTCGTCCAGAACCTGTTCGTCGTCCACCCAGACCTTGAGGTTGCCGCTCTTGAGGGAGTGCTCGAAGGTGACCTCGAGATGGCCGGGCTCGGCGGGCAGGAGGGTCGAGAGCGATATGAGGGCGGCTTGATCGCCCCGCGGCACGAAGAGGAAGACGCCGAGCGCGCCAAGGAGCAGGGCCGTTCCCCCCCCGATCAGCAGGGCCCGGCGCGCCGAGGGGTTGAGGAGAAAGGGCGCGACCGCGGACGCCCGGACGGCCGGCGTGGGGGCGGGCGGGGCCGAGGAGGTCCCCTGTGGATGGTCCACCGACTCCCGCCCGGAGGGCGGACGTTGAGAGACCGCGGTGCGCTCGCCCGGTGCGGCGTCCGGGGAGCGATGGCGGGGAGGTCGGCCGGCCAGGACGTCCTGGATATCCTCGGCGAAGGTCCGACCGTCGCCGTAGCGACGCCCGAGATCCTTGGCCAGGGACCGCATCACGACGTAATCGACCTCGGGAGGAAGGCCTTCGACAAGACGGGAGGGGGGGAGGGGTTCGTGCTGGACCACGCGGGCTAGGATCGCGGGCAGAGTCGGGCCGTCAAAAGCGCGCGTGGCCGTGAGCAGGCCGTAGAGCACGCAACCGAGGGAGAAGAGGTCGCTCCGCCCGTCCAGGGCCTCCCCCGAGGCCTGCTCCGGGGACATATAGGAGGGCGTCCCGAAGAACTCGCCGACCGTGGTGAGCTGGGATGCGGGCAGCTTGGCGATGCCGAAATCCATGATCTTGGGCTCGCCCGTGGGTAAGAGCATGATGTTGGTGGGCTTGATGTCGCGGTGGACGATGCCGTGGCTGTGCGCGTGGTGGAGAGCTTCCGCCACCCGCGCCGCGATGCGCAGGGCTTCCCGCCAGGGCATGACCCCGCCGCCCCGTTTGACCGCGGCCAGCGTCTGGCCGTCCAAAAACTCGAGTGCGATGTAGAGGGTACCGGTTGCGGGGTCCCGGCCCACATCGTGGACGGTGACGATGCCTGGATGCGAGAGCCCCGCCGCCGCGCGCGCCTCGGCCAAGAAGCGCTTTTCAAAGAGCTCCCGCCCCTCCTCGGGCACTTCGAAGGCCAAGCGCACAGTCTTCAAGGCCACCGCCCGGTTCAGGTCGGGATCCCGGGCCTTGTAGACGACCCCCATCATCCCGCGGCCGATCTCTTCCCCGAGCTCGTAGCGGCCCAGCGTTCTCAACGCGGGTTCACTCATCTTGGGACGGGCTCGATTCGCCGGGGCACGCGCCATAGTAGCCCAGGAGTAGCCCTAGGCAGCCCCGATGAGGGTCGGGGGCGAAGATGGGGCAGCGCAGTTGGCTCAGATCCACCGGAAGAGCGCGCGTCCCAATATTTTGAGGGTCAGCAGCTCCAGGCGTCCGTTCTGCGCCTCGTACTTGCGATAAATCGTCCGGAACACCTCGGCCGCTTCCGTAGCCCTGAGGGTAGTCATCAACGAGGGGGCGCCCGTTCGATAATGGACTACGGTGCGATCGATGTACCGCCACCCAAACCGCCGGATAGCACGCACGTAGAACTCGCGGTCCTCGAAGGGCGTACAGTCGGGGTCGAACCCCCCGATTTGCGCGATGTGATCTCGCCGGATCATACAGGCGGAGCAGTTCAGCACCGGATTGCAGAAGAGCATGCTCGCCAGCAGCAGCCGCCAAGACCCCAACCCGGCGCACAACCTGGCCCGCCGCCTGGATTCCGCGAACACCCGCTGATTGTGCCGGAGGTCCTCGGGATCGTCGCCGAAGGGCTCGATGCGGCCGAAGGCCACGCCTGCCTCGGGGTGGGCCTCGAGCTCCGCGGTGAGAGCGGCGTAGGCGCCCTCCGCGACGTGATCGTCGTCATCGAGGAAATGCACGAACCGGCCCCTAGCCAGCGGCCAGCCCGCATTGCGGACCAGGGCCGGGTTGCCGCCCGAGGGTTTCTTCATTGGCACGAACGTGACGCGGGGATCGGCGATCCGGGCGACCACGTCTTGAGCGGACCGCTCGGGGCTGTCATCGACGACGATGCTCTCTACCGTGACCAAGCGTTGAGCGAGCGCGCTGCTCAGGGCCTCCGCCAGCTGCCGAGGCCGCCTAAACGTCGGTGTTACGACTGAGACATCGACAACCATCCGGGTCGCCTCGTGTCCACAACGGGCTGGATGAGTCGCGCGGCGGCAGCTATAGAGGTCGGCGTCGACGGATGGCGCCGATCGCTCCCCGGGGGAGGAGCTTCGTGAGGCGGTGCCGCGTCGACCGCCCTGTGCCGCGAGTCTTGTGCATCGGCGCGGTCCCTGTCAATGTAGCGGGGCGAGGTTGAGAGGTGTTGCTCGCCTCAGTGCGGGGAGCACGATCATGAGGCAAGGGGCGCGGAAGAGGGTCCGGCAGTACCACCTTGGGGTCGGCGGGGGCGACGTCGCGCCCCATGTGATCCTCGTGGGCGATCCCGCCCGCGCCGAGATCGTGGCCGGGCGCTTCGAGAAACGGCGCGGCGAGTGGCGGCACCGGGAGTTTGTCACCATCTCCGGGGTCTACCATGGGCTGGAGATGACGGTGACCGGAACCGGCATCGGACCGGACAACATGGAGATCGCGGTCATCGAGCTGTCACAGTGCCGAAAGGACTTGACCCTCATACGCGTGGGATCCTGTGGCGCCCTACAGCGTGATATTCGCCTCGGCGATCTCGTGGTCTCCACCGCGGCCGTCCGGCTGGAGAATACGACGAGCTTCTTCGTGCCCGAGGGCTTTCCCGCCGTGGCCAGCTTCGAGGTGACCCAGGCCCTCGTCGAGGCCTGCCGACAGACGAGGGCACGCCACCACGTTGGCATCACGGCCAGCGCCCCCGGTTTCTATGGCGCCCAGTCGCGCCATGTTCCCGGCTTCCCTCCGCGGTTTGCGGACCTCCCCGGCGACCTTGGCCGTCTGGGCGTTCTCAACTTCGAAATGGAGATCAGCGCTCTGTTCACGCTGGCCAGCCTGGGGGGTCACCGCGCGGGCGCGGTGTGCGCGGTGTATGCCCAGCGGCCCCGCCGTCTGTTTGCCGACGCCCGGCAGATGAAGCAGGGCGAGGCGCGCGCCATCGAGGCGGGTCTGGCCGCGCTTGAGAGCCTGGCCCGGCGCTAGTCAGCGCCGGGCGGACCCCGTGAGCCGTTGGCGCTTCGCCTTCGGGAGCGCTCGCCGCTGGCTTCGGCCCGCTCGTCCCGCCGGGGGCACAGAGGACAGGGCGTCCCGCAAGCCGGCCAGGAGGTCGGCGAAGCGGCCGGCCACGGCTTCCTTGCGCGCGGGGCGCTCCTTGACCTCCAGCAGCAAATCCTCGAGGGTGGCGGCGGCCCGCCGAATGGGTTCAAACCCAAAGGTCGCGGACGAACCGGTGAGGCGGTGAACGAGTACGTAGGCCGCCTCGAAGGCTTCTTCGTCCCAGCCCCGGGCGGGGAGCGACGTCACCGCGTCCGCGAGGGCTTGAACCTTCTGCGGGAGCTCACGGGTGTAGGCTCGGCGGAGGACCTCCAGTTGCCGGCGGTGGGTGGGGGAAAGCCTACTCCTCATAACGGTCCCAAATCCGGCGCAAGGTCGCGGCCAATTCGGCGGGCTCGAAGGGCTTCGTGATCACGTCCAGCGAACCCAGTTGCTTGTACTGGGCGACCTCGTGGGGCTGCGCCCGGGCGGTCATGAACACGACCGGCGTTTTCGATGTCTCCGGGAGCTGGCGGAGCGCCTTCAAGGCGGTGGGGCCGTCCATGCCGGGCATCATGACGTCGAGGAGGACCAAATCGGGGTGGAATCCGGGGGCTCTATCAAGGGCGTCCCTGCCCGAGCCGCATACCTCGACCGTGAAGCCCCCGATGGCGGAGAGGGCCAGCTCGGCCACGGTCTGAATGTCGGGGTCGTCCTCGACCAAGAGGATGCGCTTGAGGGCCCCCCGCGCCATCAGGCTCGGGCTCCGTTGGGGCTCTGTTCCGTAAGGGGCAGTTCGACATAGAACGTGGTTCCTACTCCCACCTCCGTCTCGAACCCAATGTGCCCGCCCATGCGTTCCACGATGGCCTTGGAGATGTTGAGGCCCAGGCCGGTGCCTCCCTTTTCCCGGGTGGTGGATGAGTCGGCCTGGGCGAACCTCTGGAAGATCCGGGCCCGGAACTCCTCCGGGATGCCCGGGCCGCGATCGGTCACGGTGACCCGCACCACCCCCGCGTTTCGCTGGGCGGCAACGAGCACCGTCCGGTAGGATGGCGAAAACTTGGCAGCGTTGGAGAGCAAGTTGGTGATCACCTGCATGAGACGGTCGGGATCGGCCTTGATCCCGATTCGTGGCGGCACGCCGTTGAGGACGAAAGACACTCCGAACTGGGCACCGTACGCCTCATTGGCTTCGATGGCCTGCTCAAGGAAGGGACCGATCTCGACGGGGCGCAACTCAAAGGGCATCGTTCCGGATTCGATCTTCTGAAGATCGAGCACGTCGCCGATCAACCGCACCAGGCGCTGGCTGTTTCGGTGGGCCACCTCCAAGAGCTGGCGGGCCTTCTCGGGCAGCCCCGTGGTCAAGCCAGAGCTCAGGAGACCGAGGGAGGCGTGGATGGAGGTCAGCGGCGTCCGGAGCTCATGGCTGACCAAAGAGATGAACTCGTCTTTCATCCGCTCCATCTTCTTGTGCTGATCGATCTGGTCCTGGGCCACCTTGTAATCGCGGAGGATGACCTCGACTCGCCGCCGCAGCTCGTCGTTGAGGTCGCTCAGAATGGCGTTGGCCTCCTGGAAGCCACGGTGGGTCATCTCGAACGGAGCCAGGGTCTCGGCGAAGAACTCGGAGGCTTTTTTTGCGATGCGGGAGCTCTCTGTTGGCGCGAGCATCTGCAGAAGAGTCGACACCAGAGCCTCCTGGTGGAGCGCCGCTACCTCGAGGACGCCGAGGTCGCGGGCGAGCGCGTCCCGCCCGACTTGATAGGCCTGGTGAAGGGCGTCTTCGCCTCCCATCTCCAAGTAGCTCTGGAGGGCGCGGGAGTACCGAGCGGTCAGCTCTTCGAGCGTCGTCTTCACGACGGCTCCGCGGTGAAGCGGGCCACCAGAACCAGGGCGTCGTCCGTCGTCTTGCCCCATTGGCTCAAGATGCGATCGGCGAGCGGTTGGAGGGTGGCGCTCGCGGTCAGCTCGGCCGTGAAAGCCACATCCACGCCGTCAGTCGCGAACGCGAGGATGTCACCGGGGTTTACGGTGAGAACCGAAGCGGAGAGCATTGGGAGTCGATAGCCCACCACGCCGCCGCGAAGCAGCAGCGACTCTCGGGCCGGGGCTGCTCCCTGGTCCGCCCGGATCAGGACCCCCTCCACGTTGCCGATGCCCAACCAGGTGAGGCTGCTGTCCGAAGCGCTGAAAGAGGCCAGGCTCATCACGACGCCCCGCGTTTCTTGGAGGTCCCTTTGGCAGTGTCTCACCAGGGAAATCACGCTGTCTTGAGCGTGGGTGCGGAGCGATTCCACGGCGGCCCGGGCGGCGGCGGCCGCCTCCGCCCCGTGACCCAGGCCGTCCAGGACGGCCAGGAGCGTCCCCCCGGGGAAGGGCTGAACGACGTGCAGATCTCCGGACTCCTCCTCCCCCGGCCGGGGGCGGAGCGCCACGGCCCATTCCAGGCGCGTCGCGGAGCCCCCGAAGGCCCGCTCATCCTCCTTCAAGGCACCCATTTCTTGACTGAGACTGTCGTTCCCTTGCCGATCTGGGAGGCGATCTCGAAATCGTCCATCAACCGCCGGACGCCGGGAAGGCCGAGCCCAAGGCCTCTCCCCGTGGTGTAACCGTCTTGCATGGCCCTAGGCACGTCGGGGATTCCGGGACCCTCGTCCCGAGCCACGATCATGATGCCGTTCCGTCCGGCTTTTTGGGCCAGGCTCAGGCGGATCTCGCCCGTCTTGGCGTATTCAAGGATGTTACGGGCCAGCTCGGAAATACCGGTGGCGATCACCGTCAAGTCGCTACCTTCGAAGCCGAAGCGGGAGGCCAGGGCGCGGCCCTCCTGGCGAGCGGCCACGATGTCCGCCGCCGACCGGATAGGGACCGTGACCACGGATCGCCCGATGGCATCACCGGGCGCGGCTTCGTCCCCGCTAGGCATGCGGTGGGCCGGCCTTCTTCACCTGGTCGAGGTAGGCGAGCCCCTCCTCGAGGTCGAGGGCGGTGGCAACGTCCTCAAGGGTGAGGCCAAGCTGGACCATGGCAAAGGCTACCTCGGGCTGGATTCCTACGATCACCGTCTCTGCACCCCGCAGCCTGATCATGTGGGCGATGGCCCGCAGCGTGCGCACGGCGAAGGAATCCATCACGTCGAGGACCGTGACGTCTACAATCGCTCCCCGGGACCGATACCGGCCTACCTGCTGCACGAGGTCATCACGGAGCTGGAGCAGGTCCTCATCGCTGAGGGCCGACTGAATGGAAGCGATGAGGTAGTCTCGCTGTTTAAGGATCGGTACCCGCATGGTGGGGGCTCAGGGCCTCGGGGGTTCTACTGCCGCCGCCTCTCCGGTCATGATCACCTTGTAGCCGAGCAGGCGTTCGGCTTCCTCGATACCTCCCTGCAGGTCGCCCACGGCGTTGATCTTCCCGAGGTCCACGCCGATGGTGACTAGGGTCTGGGCGATCTCGGAGGAGAGACCGGTCACGATGACGTTCGCACCCATCAGCCGGGAGGCATCCACGGTCTGGACCAAGTGGTTGGCGACCGAAGCGTCCACGGAGGGCACCCCCGTGATGTCCACCACGACCACCTTCGCCCGGTTGGCCCGGATGCCCCGGAGGAGTTGCTCCGTGAGCTGCCGCGCCCGCTGGGGGTCGATTACACCGATGATAGGCAGGATGAGGAGGCGGTCTCGGACCTGGAGGACGGGAGTGGAGAGCTCACGGATGGCTTCTTGCTGCTGGCGGATGATGCGCTCGCGCTCTTGGACGAAGCCGACGGCCACGGTGTTGGCGATGCGGTTGGCGGCGGGCTCGTAGGCGTCTAACACCGCATTGAGCAGCGCGAAATCCCCCTGGTACTTCTTGAAGAGCGAGCGGGCGAGAACGTCTCGAAGTAAGAGGACGATCCCCAGCACCTCGTGGGTCTCTACTCCTCGGGGGATGATGCGCTCGGAGAGGTTCCGCGCGTAGGCCTGGAGGGCCTCTACGCTTCCCGTCTCGAGCACCTCGACGTAGTTGTCGTACACCGAGGTGGCCTCCGCGAAGATTTCCTCGCGGGTCATGGCGGTGAGGAGCTTAGATTCCGTGATGCGGCGGGCCCACTCCTCACGCAGCTGGGTGCGGTTCTCGCGGAGGTGGGCCACCAGCTCGCGAAGCAACGCGGCAGTTGACTCGGGCTTGGGCTGGCTGGAGTCCAAGTTGCCCTTCCTTTCTCTGTCCTTCCGATCGTTCATTTGTGGCCTCGCTACTTGCCCCCCGGAGAAGGCGGGGCGACCCTACTGGAACGGGAGGACCGGCAGCGCCCCGGCCCGCGCCATGCGACCGAGGCGCTCGCCACACGGGAGCACCCTCGCAGCGTATCGCCGGAAAGGCTCTGCCGCAGGCTATCCCCCCCCTGGCTTCCGGTCAAGGCGCGTACCCGCCTCCTCGAGGAGCTATGGCTGGTAGACAAAGCGTCGTGCGGTCTTCACGCAAGACCCGTGCCGAGGAGGCGTCGTCTCCTACTGTACGCTCCGCTCAGGGTTTCCCCGAGGAAGGCGCGCGACATTCCCCCGTGACCTGGCAAAGCACTCCCCATAAGTGGCATCGCCATTCCACCCCTTTTCGACGCCCGCTCCCAGGGAGGATGCCAAACCCGGCCAATGTAAGCCCAGCCGTGCGGTCCGCCTTCAAGTGACGCCGGGCACAGCATTTGCACACCTTTGCGACCGGTCTGGGCCGGACGCCCGGGGGGACCGGGCTAACCCCGGAGAAGGGAAAGCGAGTTCACGATGCCAGTTGGCGTCCTACTTGCCGATGATCACACGATCGTTCGTCAAGCGGTCAGGCTCCTCTTGGAGCGTGAAGGCTTCCAAGTCGTGGGAGAGGCCGGGGACGGCCACCAGGCCGTGCGTCTGGCGAGGCAACTCCAGCCGGACGTGGCCGTGCTCGACCTCGTGATGCCGCTGCTCAATGGAGTCGACGCTGCTCGTGAGATCCAGCAGGCGTCACCACGCACGCGCACGATCCTGCTAACCGGTCGCACGGATGACGATAGCGTGCTGAAGGCCCTCCACGCCGGGATCAAAGGTTGTGTCCTCAAGTCTCACGACGGTCCAACCCTAGGCCACGCCATCCGAGAGGTGGCACGTGGACATCTCTATCTGGACCCGAGTGTCTCGAGCACCGTGGTTGGGGCCTATCTCTCGGCGACCGGACCCACCAAGGATCCGCTCACGCCTCGAGAAAGGCAGGTCTTGCAGCTCATCGCGGAGGGCAAGAAGACGCGCGAGGTGGCGGAGCTCCTTTGCGTGAGCATCAAGACCGCTGAGTCCCACCGGGCCCGGATCATGAGTAAGCTGCAGATTCGCGAAACGGCCGGGCTCGTTCGCTATGCGATCCGCCGTGGCCTCGCGGAGCTGTGAGGCATGGCCTCCAAAGAACCGAGGATCACACGTACAAGCGGGTTGGGTGAGGTTAGAGAAGCTCTGAGCGTCGTCGAGGCCGAGATCGTGGGCGCCTTGCGCCAGCTCAAGAGGCTGGAGAGAGAGCGCGAGTCCGCCAGTTCTCCTGAGGAGCAGGCGGCGATCGTGCATTTAGGCGAGGCCCTCCACGAGATTCAGCAGGCCCGTGCGCATTGTCGGTTGGAGGAGGAAATCCGGGAGACCGCGCCTCTCCTCCGCCGCTTGTCGGTGCCCAGCATCGAGGCGAGCTGAGACGGGCGGCGCGCCAAGTCGGCGCAGCCCGCGGCGCCAAGGCCTCTCAGGCCGGGAATTTCAGGGTTTCCCCGAGACCGATTTCGCGTCCCTCCCGATTGCCCAGGTTGCGAACCGGGACTAGCTTTAGGGCTTAGTAGGCCCGGTCGTGCGGCCGTCGGGCCGTGGCCAAGGCAGCAGATGAATCCTATGACGCTTCAGACGATTCAAACCGCGGGGCCCGCGGTTCGTACGGTTGGATGTCCTCGCCGCAGGCAGGCTCACCGCATCCGGCTCTCTTGCCTCGGGAGGCGCGTCCTGCCCGGGGTCTAGGGAAACGGCACGCGGGGCGTCACGCGGATTGGAAGCGAGAGGCCGCGGGGCAGGCCGGGAGCGATCGAACCGGAACGGCAAGCGTGCGGTCTAGGCCCCGAACGGGAGGTTGGCGTATGGCGACCAGGTGGCAATGGATTTTGGGGGTAGGGGCCAGGGAGATCCGGATGTCCCCAGGGCTTGCACCAGGGGCGAAGGGACTTAGGAGCTAGGAAACGAAAGGTCGACATGGCGACAACCGTCCTCATCGTGGATGACAAAGCCGACTTCCGGGAGCTGGTCAGGAGAGTCCTGGGAGGGGCGGTGGAGGTTCTGGGCGAGGCGACGGACGGAGAGGAAGCGGTGCAGCAGGCGGCAAGGCTGGCGCCGGATGTCGTGCTCATGGATCTCGACATCTCGGGACTCGACGCGATCGGGGCCGCCCGGAGGATAAAGGCGGACCGCCCGGCAACAAAGATGATCCTGCTCACGGCCCACGACGAGGAGGCCTATCTGGCCTTCACGGGCAAGACCGGGGCCGACGCGTTGCTCCGCAAGCAGGATGTCAAGACCCAGCTCGTGGCCAGGATCCGCGCCATTACCGGTCAGGGGGCAAGGCCACAGTGGGACGGCCAGGAGAGGCGGGGCAAGGGACTGGGTACGCCCTCTGCCTGGAACGGGTGGGATCGGCGGAGGAAAGCGTGGCCAAAGAAGCTTGGCGGCGGCTCTCCTTCCGATGCGGAAGGACCCTGAGGACCCGCTGAGGTGAGGCCGGGGGGAAAAGCCTATGCGCGCCATGTGCGGGATCGGGCAGGTGGGTGGGGGCGACGAGGGACCGCTTCTCGGGCGCGGCTCGCTCCGGCCGCTGGCCAGGACGAAGAGATCCCAGACCGAGTCGACGATGTCACTCGTCTCCCGAGGCGGTCCGAGCTTCTACTCCCAGTCGTCGTCGCCATGACTTCAAATCGTGGTCGATCGCCCTGCCGCGCTGCGGCGCTGCGACATAGATCAGCCCAGAAGCCTAGCGACGAGCGTGACGGAAGAGTAGCCGCCCGCAAGCGCCCCGCGCAGGCTTCCCTCCCGCGGTTGACGTCGTGGTCGAGTCGGTTTCATTGCCCGCCGCAAAATGGGGCGAGCAGAAACTAGGAGGGGCGGGGCCTTCGGAATCCTGGGGGTGCGGTCTTGACGGGCCAGCCTGCCATGGCGTTCGCAGCGGTCAAGGGCTAGAGCACGGTGGGGAGGAGAGAGCCGGGAGGGCCTGCCGTCTTCGGCGGTCCTCCAGGCGGCAACATGAAGACCCTCGTCTTCGAGACCGACGACCTGAACCGGCGGCGGCTTGAGGCCGGGATCCGCGCCCGTGGCCACAGCGTCACTTCCTACCTCGACGCGGACGCCGCCTGGGAGGCCTACGCGGCCGAAGGCCATCCCCTGCTGATCATAGACGGCGTTGAGCCCCACGGGCTTACCCTC
This window contains:
- a CDS encoding ATP-binding protein; the encoded protein is MPSGDEAAPGDAIGRSVVTVPIRSAADIVAARQEGRALASRFGFEGSDLTVIATGISELARNILEYAKTGEIRLSLAQKAGRNGIMIVARDEGPGIPDVPRAMQDGYTTGRGLGLGLPGVRRLMDDFEIASQIGKGTTVSVKKWVP
- a CDS encoding STAS domain-containing protein, whose product is MRVPILKQRDYLIASIQSALSDEDLLQLRDDLVQQVGRYRSRGAIVDVTVLDVMDSFAVRTLRAIAHMIRLRGAETVIVGIQPEVAFAMVQLGLTLEDVATALDLEEGLAYLDQVKKAGPPHA
- a CDS encoding glycosyltransferase, whose amino-acid sequence is MVVDVSVVTPTFRRPRQLAEALSSALAQRLVTVESIVVDDSPERSAQDVVARIADPRVTFVPMKKPSGGNPALVRNAGWPLARGRFVHFLDDDDHVAEGAYAALTAELEAHPEAGVAFGRIEPFGDDPEDLRHNQRVFAESRRRARLCAGLGSWRLLLASMLFCNPVLNCSACMIRRDHIAQIGGFDPDCTPFEDREFYVRAIRRFGWRYIDRTVVHYRTGAPSLMTTLRATEAAEVFRTIYRKYEAQNGRLELLTLKILGRALFRWI
- a CDS encoding response regulator, producing the protein MARGALKRILLVEDDPDIQTVAELALSAIGGFTVEVCGSGRDALDRAPGFHPDLVLLDVMMPGMDGPTALKALRQLPETSKTPVVFMTARAQPHEVAQYKQLGSLDVITKPFEPAELAATLRRIWDRYEE
- a CDS encoding HAMP domain-containing sensor histidine kinase gives rise to the protein MKTTLEELTARYSRALQSYLEMGGEDALHQAYQVGRDALARDLGVLEVAALHQEALVSTLLQMLAPTESSRIAKKASEFFAETLAPFEMTHRGFQEANAILSDLNDELRRRVEVILRDYKVAQDQIDQHKKMERMKDEFISLVSHELRTPLTSIHASLGLLSSGLTTGLPEKARQLLEVAHRNSQRLVRLIGDVLDLQKIESGTMPFELRPVEIGPFLEQAIEANEAYGAQFGVSFVLNGVPPRIGIKADPDRLMQVITNLLSNAAKFSPSYRTVLVAAQRNAGVVRVTVTDRGPGIPEEFRARIFQRFAQADSSTTREKGGTGLGLNISKAIVERMGGHIGFETEVGVGTTFYVELPLTEQSPNGARA
- a CDS encoding Hpt domain-containing protein, whose product is MRSRLSPTHRRQLEVLRRAYTRELPQKVQALADAVTSLPARGWDEEAFEAAYVLVHRLTGSSATFGFEPIRRAAATLEDLLLEVKERPARKEAVAGRFADLLAGLRDALSSVPPAGRAGRSQRRALPKAKRQRLTGSARR
- a CDS encoding SpoIIE family protein phosphatase, with amino-acid sequence MKEDERAFGGSATRLEWAVALRPRPGEEESGDLHVVQPFPGGTLLAVLDGLGHGAEAAAAARAAVESLRTHAQDSVISLVRHCQRDLQETRGVVMSLASFSASDSSLTWLGIGNVEGVLIRADQGAAPARESLLLRGGVVGYRLPMLSASVLTVNPGDILAFATDGVDVAFTAELTASATLQPLADRILSQWGKTTDDALVLVARFTAEPS
- a CDS encoding OsmC family protein, giving the protein MKRKASAVWQGGLKDGKGTISSDSGVLAKTPYSFSTRFEDGVGTNPEELIAAAHAGCFSMALSGQMGGAGLTVGEIRTTATLSMDKLEAGWTITAIHLDVAVKSPGAKADAFAKAAENAKAGCPVSRLLNAKITMNARLED
- a CDS encoding nucleoside phosphorylase — encoded protein: MRQGARKRVRQYHLGVGGGDVAPHVILVGDPARAEIVAGRFEKRRGEWRHREFVTISGVYHGLEMTVTGTGIGPDNMEIAVIELSQCRKDLTLIRVGSCGALQRDIRLGDLVVSTAAVRLENTTSFFVPEGFPAVASFEVTQALVEACRQTRARHHVGITASAPGFYGAQSRHVPGFPPRFADLPGDLGRLGVLNFEMEISALFTLASLGGHRAGAVCAVYAQRPRRLFADARQMKQGEARAIEAGLAALESLARR
- a CDS encoding serine/threonine-protein kinase, which encodes MSEPALRTLGRYELGEEIGRGMMGVVYKARDPDLNRAVALKTVRLAFEVPEEGRELFEKRFLAEARAAAGLSHPGIVTVHDVGRDPATGTLYIALEFLDGQTLAAVKRGGGVMPWREALRIAARVAEALHHAHSHGIVHRDIKPTNIMLLPTGEPKIMDFGIAKLPASQLTTVGEFFGTPSYMSPEQASGEALDGRSDLFSLGCVLYGLLTATRAFDGPTLPAILARVVQHEPLPPSRLVEGLPPEVDYVVMRSLAKDLGRRYGDGRTFAEDIQDVLAGRPPRHRSPDAAPGERTAVSQRPPSGRESVDHPQGTSSAPPAPTPAVRASAVAPFLLNPSARRALLIGGGTALLLGALGVFLFVPRGDQAALISLSTLLPAEPGHLEVTFEHSLKSGNLKVWVDDEQVLDEPLESRVTKKVLSLRIRKGSLRQVLDVTPGEHTVRVQLEGDVNSSRRLRGTFEPGQTKRLLVSVEGILKRDLSLDWGS
- a CDS encoding PKD domain-containing protein translates to MRRLLALFLVLLASEVPAQAPASADPDLAGGVQKVKEGRLEAGVQALDAYLRRTAGQPGLARERAQAYVYLGVSYLGLNQEPAAKAEFAQALAQSPDLSLNPGEFPPNVVRVFEMARRESLFRATAPPRASSGGSHTTPLLIGAGLALAGGAVAIVEHNKHGASPNLPPTASFTISPAGQAIAGVTVMAFVATASDPDHDPLTYTWDFGDGVTASNSTPTHIYRSEGTFPVALTVADNRGASVAATGVVAARGLSGRWLLSQGGGLFYERGYDIVQNGSQLAGRPFSVPDKGCLGDLTGLVTDPRTLTFQFVGCDNLLVVVSGTVAPDLISVTGTYTHPSGPPLPMSLTRQ